In a single window of the uncultured Fibrobacter sp. genome:
- a CDS encoding dipeptide/oligopeptide/nickel ABC transporter ATP-binding protein has translation MLSDKPVVFSANRISKDFGAGKSLKTAVKDVSFDIYDEEFISIVGGSGCGKSVLAKIMLGLYKPTRGQFLYRDKPIKNLKDHWNEVQSVFQDPFGCFNQFFTIRSQLEDALNILKDKPSKEEVRRRVDEGLMAVNVTPADIEGKYPFELSGGQMQRMLLARIFALRPKVLIADEATSMVDACVRANILDYLRKLKDELKMTVVFVTHDIGLANYVSDRIFIMHDGKIVNQGTPAEVLDNTNEPHTLRLLDDIPEVHKTEWIKNSHRSKKG, from the coding sequence ATGCTGTCTGATAAACCCGTTGTTTTTTCCGCCAATCGCATCAGCAAGGACTTTGGTGCGGGCAAGAGCCTGAAAACCGCAGTGAAGGACGTGTCCTTCGATATCTACGATGAAGAATTCATCTCTATCGTGGGTGGCTCGGGTTGCGGCAAGTCCGTACTCGCAAAGATCATGCTCGGCCTCTACAAGCCGACTCGTGGCCAGTTCCTGTACCGCGACAAGCCTATCAAGAACCTGAAGGACCACTGGAACGAAGTGCAGTCCGTGTTCCAGGACCCGTTCGGCTGCTTCAACCAGTTCTTTACTATTCGTAGCCAGCTCGAAGACGCCCTGAACATCTTGAAGGACAAGCCCAGCAAGGAAGAAGTCCGCCGCCGCGTGGACGAAGGCCTGATGGCTGTGAACGTGACTCCTGCCGATATCGAAGGCAAGTATCCGTTCGAACTTTCCGGTGGCCAGATGCAGCGTATGCTCCTCGCCCGTATCTTCGCGCTCCGTCCGAAGGTGCTGATCGCTGACGAAGCTACCTCCATGGTGGACGCCTGCGTGCGTGCAAACATCCTCGATTACCTCCGCAAGTTGAAAGACGAGCTGAAGATGACCGTGGTGTTCGTGACCCACGATATCGGTCTTGCAAACTACGTTTCTGACCGTATCTTCATTATGCACGACGGTAAGATCGTGAACCAGGGTACTCCTGCTGAAGTGCTCGACAACACGAACGAACCGCACACGCTTCGCTTGCTTGACGATATCCCGGAAGTCCACAAGACCGAATGGATTAAGAATAGCCACAGAAGCAAAAAGGGCTAA
- the rpe gene encoding ribulose-phosphate 3-epimerase — protein sequence MLKQIIAPSVLNANFLELGNGLKAIENGGAGLVHLDIMDGHFVPNISFGPGISACVKKGTKLPLDCHLMIEHPENYVGEFAKAGASIISVHAETTNHLDRLLHQIAELGVKPAVAINPATPLESIKYVLDIVDMVLIMSVNPGFGGQSLIPYCLDKIRELRQMKPELDIQIDGGVKLDNILACKKAGANVFVVGSAIFGKSDPEAVCREFVTLVNG from the coding sequence ATGCTCAAGCAAATCATCGCCCCAAGCGTTCTAAACGCAAACTTTCTCGAACTCGGTAACGGCCTCAAGGCCATCGAAAACGGAGGCGCAGGCCTCGTTCACCTCGACATCATGGACGGACACTTTGTCCCAAACATCAGTTTTGGCCCGGGCATTTCGGCCTGCGTCAAGAAAGGCACCAAGCTTCCGCTCGATTGCCACCTGATGATTGAACATCCTGAAAATTACGTGGGCGAATTTGCAAAGGCTGGAGCCTCCATTATCAGTGTGCACGCCGAAACCACGAACCATCTCGACCGCCTGCTGCACCAGATTGCAGAACTCGGCGTAAAGCCCGCCGTGGCCATCAACCCGGCAACCCCGCTCGAAAGCATCAAGTACGTACTCGACATCGTGGACATGGTCTTGATTATGTCGGTGAACCCGGGATTTGGCGGCCAGAGCCTGATTCCTTATTGCCTTGACAAGATTCGTGAACTTCGCCAGATGAAGCCGGAACTCGATATTCAGATTGACGGTGGCGTGAAACTCGACAACATCCTCGCCTGCAAGAAAGCGGGCGCAAACGTGTTCGTCGTCGGCTCGGCCATCTTTGGCAAGAGCGATCCCGAAGCCGTCTGCCGCGAATTCGTGACGCTCGTTAACGGCTAG
- a CDS encoding DUF4832 domain-containing protein: MKKFVAWAIAVALLHVPLFAAGLVRQNVDTTDAMTTLGNYDRGFYTPQVLHLKPSGSKPIENPSSKLLHLRAEISEFSSHAWLGIDTTGGKKDTTWGKNQDLTEDALNVLQATFDNIRANHGFAIVRICYDPWYNGRSNVTPEHKWVMRHVEQLAPVLSKNTDVIVALEMGMHGAYGEMHSDTNITYDRVAEAVNLMLRNTPPELKILTRTGNYSAKVLGFDNWGVDFNIDGDKFKEIAAAKGDTMYRVGMFNDGYLGTQYDYGTWGADCNTSICREEGVAWLEKYGINTPYGGEALTTASGYQVINTPEFLAYEGFRTHTSYLNVQWNYNLINSWKATLFKQKDFDYDPARVDSLTGFKYINDHLGYRFVLRESWLSDTVGDDNMLRAKLRIQNVGFGNLTWKAPVRLAVLEDLEGSDLDMCPMPTYYDLDDIDSRNIHSRTISIAGGDTVMTFDGNNEIEIKAKVKQASKKRYQVYLKIGGIEFANRVPSGIGSCGEEQPAVYLGKIYVDESVKTTGLTVRDLSAGSFGVDAQKKNAPFVQRERHNAIIRDGDKRYRVNGVTSR, encoded by the coding sequence ATGAAGAAATTTGTTGCTTGGGCGATAGCTGTTGCTCTTTTGCATGTACCGCTTTTTGCGGCGGGGCTTGTAAGGCAGAATGTCGATACGACCGACGCGATGACGACGCTCGGTAATTATGACCGTGGTTTCTATACGCCTCAGGTGTTGCACCTCAAGCCCTCGGGCAGTAAGCCGATTGAAAATCCGTCTAGTAAATTGCTGCACCTGCGGGCTGAAATTTCGGAATTCAGCAGTCATGCCTGGCTAGGAATCGACACGACCGGTGGCAAGAAGGATACCACCTGGGGTAAGAACCAGGACCTCACTGAAGACGCCCTGAATGTATTGCAGGCAACGTTTGACAATATCCGTGCGAACCATGGCTTTGCGATTGTGCGTATCTGTTACGACCCGTGGTACAATGGGCGCAGCAACGTGACACCCGAACACAAGTGGGTAATGCGCCATGTAGAACAGCTCGCTCCCGTGCTCTCGAAGAATACCGACGTAATCGTGGCGCTCGAGATGGGCATGCACGGCGCCTACGGCGAGATGCATTCCGACACGAACATCACTTACGACCGCGTAGCTGAGGCTGTGAACCTGATGCTGCGAAATACTCCGCCCGAGTTGAAAATCCTGACGCGTACGGGAAACTATTCCGCGAAGGTTTTGGGCTTCGACAATTGGGGTGTGGATTTTAATATCGACGGCGATAAATTCAAAGAAATCGCTGCGGCGAAGGGCGATACCATGTACCGCGTGGGAATGTTCAACGACGGGTATCTGGGAACGCAGTACGATTACGGCACCTGGGGCGCGGACTGCAATACTTCGATTTGTCGCGAAGAGGGTGTGGCATGGCTCGAAAAGTACGGCATCAATACGCCTTACGGCGGCGAGGCGCTTACGACGGCGAGCGGCTACCAGGTTATCAATACGCCGGAGTTCTTGGCGTACGAAGGATTCAGAACGCATACAAGTTATCTGAATGTCCAGTGGAATTACAACCTGATTAACAGCTGGAAGGCGACGCTTTTTAAGCAGAAGGATTTCGACTACGACCCGGCGCGGGTCGATTCGCTTACGGGCTTCAAGTACATCAACGACCACTTGGGTTACCGCTTTGTGTTGCGAGAATCGTGGCTGAGTGATACGGTGGGCGACGATAATATGCTGCGTGCGAAGCTCCGTATACAGAATGTGGGCTTCGGTAACTTGACGTGGAAGGCTCCGGTAAGGCTTGCTGTTTTGGAAGACCTGGAAGGTAGCGATTTGGACATGTGCCCCATGCCGACTTATTATGACTTGGATGATATCGATTCCCGTAACATTCATAGCCGAACCATTTCGATTGCGGGTGGCGATACCGTGATGACGTTCGACGGGAATAATGAAATCGAGATAAAGGCTAAGGTGAAGCAAGCGTCCAAGAAACGCTACCAGGTGTACCTGAAAATCGGTGGTATTGAGTTCGCTAACCGCGTACCTTCTGGTATAGGGTCCTGCGGCGAAGAACAGCCTGCCGTTTATTTGGGCAAGATCTATGTCGATGAAAGTGTGAAGACGACGGGCCTTACGGTTCGCGATCTTTCGGCGGGTTCATTTGGCGTGGATGCCCAAAAGAAAAACGCTCCCTTCGTTCAGAGGGAGCGACATAATGCGATTATTCGCGATGGCGACAAACGCTACCGTGTAAACGGTGTGACTAGCCGTTAA
- a CDS encoding glycoside hydrolase family 9 protein: MNIQKSVFSRICAVASAAASLTAVSAVAGPLVNQLGFAPDAEKIVVYPGSDANGLEVRDLNGKTVLKLDAPMVYDWDYSGEEVQTFDISAVKAPGTYRLFRGGEYVGTPIVVGKNVYDDLVKASLKWFYYQRSSMALAPQYAGKWARAMGHKDDHVIVYGSDKVTGGKGAGKTIKSDRGWYDAGDYGKYIVNSGITVFTLLQAYENFPKYLDSLRWNIPREFAKYPEILEEVRYNLDWMLTMQDKDGGVYHKVTTLKFGGSVLPEKDDAPRYAILKNVTATLDFAAVMAQASVVYRNVDKAYADKMLKASEKAYGWAKKNPKAFYKQPADVQTGNYMHDGEDGKDEFRWAAAELYRAKIAAGAKAEKTTATYLKDLKDNPFTPDGAWWGNVNMLAAFRVALDSADFDKDLVASAKKVVLDEANNLRAVGDTSAYRLPAFPWSWNWGSNSAMANNGMVLVHAYLLTGDKSYVDGAQQCLDYLLGKNPQDMTYVTGFGYRSPRNPHHRPSESDMVDDPVPGMLVGGPHLGKQDINLDGTENWKCPNYAAADKPALAYIDNRCSYATNEVAINWNAPLAYLAAALEAIYSK, encoded by the coding sequence ATGAATATTCAAAAAAGTGTTTTTTCTAGAATTTGCGCGGTAGCCTCTGCCGCGGCTTCCCTGACGGCTGTGAGCGCCGTGGCAGGGCCTTTGGTGAACCAGCTGGGTTTTGCGCCCGATGCCGAAAAGATTGTCGTTTACCCCGGTAGTGATGCGAACGGACTCGAAGTCCGCGACTTGAACGGAAAGACCGTGCTGAAGCTCGATGCTCCGATGGTCTACGACTGGGACTACAGTGGCGAAGAGGTACAGACGTTCGATATTTCGGCCGTGAAGGCTCCGGGAACGTACCGCCTGTTCCGTGGGGGCGAATACGTGGGTACCCCGATTGTGGTTGGAAAGAATGTCTATGACGATCTGGTGAAGGCAAGCCTCAAGTGGTTCTACTATCAGCGTTCAAGCATGGCGCTTGCGCCGCAGTATGCAGGCAAGTGGGCGCGTGCGATGGGCCACAAGGACGATCACGTGATTGTCTACGGTTCCGACAAGGTGACGGGTGGCAAGGGTGCCGGTAAGACGATCAAGTCCGATCGCGGCTGGTACGATGCGGGTGACTACGGCAAGTATATCGTGAATTCCGGCATTACCGTGTTTACGCTGTTGCAGGCCTACGAGAATTTCCCGAAGTACCTGGATTCGCTTCGCTGGAACATTCCGCGCGAATTTGCGAAGTATCCCGAGATTCTTGAAGAAGTGCGCTATAACCTTGACTGGATGCTTACGATGCAGGACAAGGACGGCGGCGTTTACCATAAGGTGACGACGCTCAAGTTTGGCGGTAGCGTACTCCCTGAAAAGGATGATGCACCGCGTTACGCGATTCTCAAGAACGTGACGGCGACGCTTGACTTTGCGGCCGTGATGGCGCAGGCGAGTGTCGTGTACCGTAACGTGGACAAGGCTTATGCGGACAAGATGCTCAAGGCATCCGAGAAGGCGTATGGCTGGGCAAAGAAGAATCCGAAGGCGTTCTACAAGCAGCCTGCCGATGTGCAGACGGGCAATTACATGCACGATGGCGAAGACGGCAAGGATGAATTCCGCTGGGCCGCGGCTGAACTTTACCGTGCAAAGATTGCTGCGGGTGCAAAAGCCGAAAAGACGACTGCAACTTATCTGAAGGACCTGAAGGATAATCCGTTTACGCCCGATGGTGCCTGGTGGGGAAACGTGAACATGCTCGCCGCTTTCCGCGTGGCGCTGGATTCTGCTGATTTTGACAAGGATCTGGTGGCCTCCGCGAAGAAGGTGGTGCTCGACGAGGCGAACAACCTTAGGGCCGTGGGGGATACGAGTGCCTATCGCCTGCCCGCTTTCCCGTGGAGCTGGAACTGGGGCAGCAATAGTGCCATGGCGAATAACGGTATGGTGCTGGTGCATGCCTACCTGCTTACCGGTGACAAGAGCTACGTGGATGGAGCGCAGCAGTGCCTCGATTACTTGCTCGGCAAGAACCCGCAGGATATGACTTATGTGACGGGCTTTGGCTACCGTAGCCCGCGTAACCCGCACCACCGCCCGAGCGAATCGGATATGGTGGACGATCCGGTGCCTGGAATGCTCGTGGGTGGCCCGCACCTGGGAAAGCAGGACATTAACCTGGACGGGACGGAAAATTGGAAATGCCCGAACTATGCCGCCGCCGACAAGCCGGCCCTCGCCTATATCGACAACCGCTGCAGCTATGCGACCAACGAAGTGGCCATTAACTGGAATGCGCCTCTTGCGTACCTTGCCGCAGCGCTCGAAGCGATTTACAGTAAGTAG
- a CDS encoding N-acetylmuramoyl-L-alanine amidase, protein MRPESIKKKEDEFFKDLTNSAGVKYKLTATTDIGGGIKIYSIRPDFNTYYYKTKTVKKSICLHFTVGYIKSDVASLSTKDNCVSVSYVVDRSGRIYEMFPDSEWSYHLGSSAIGGNGVMSKQSIGIEISNYGPLKLSGENLVDAYGNIYCKVSEEEFYSKQNYRGYDYYASMTDSQVAAVSALIKYLGRVHDIPMNFKSDDAPFASNAEATSFRGVFYHTNVRKDKFDWPFTPSLKAVIAKCSNELPQKEEVAADVTAASSDVSKVDAVAPELDVAEVPKVEEKTVEEKTVIEEKPAETAVPKEPERKTQVKKPAPSSSKKATSLLDIVLSLLAQLLGGKKK, encoded by the coding sequence ATGAGACCGGAATCCATTAAGAAAAAAGAGGACGAGTTCTTTAAGGATCTGACGAATTCGGCAGGGGTCAAGTACAAACTTACAGCGACAACGGATATCGGTGGCGGTATCAAGATTTATTCCATTCGTCCTGATTTTAATACTTACTACTACAAGACGAAGACTGTAAAGAAGAGCATTTGTCTCCACTTTACGGTGGGCTACATCAAGTCCGATGTGGCGTCCCTTTCGACAAAGGACAACTGCGTTTCGGTTTCGTACGTGGTAGACCGTTCGGGCCGAATTTACGAGATGTTTCCCGATAGCGAATGGAGCTACCACCTGGGGAGTAGCGCCATCGGTGGAAACGGCGTCATGTCGAAACAGTCTATTGGAATCGAGATTTCGAATTACGGACCGTTAAAGCTTTCGGGCGAAAACCTGGTAGATGCCTACGGCAACATTTACTGCAAGGTGTCCGAAGAGGAATTCTATTCCAAGCAGAATTATAGGGGCTACGACTATTATGCCTCGATGACCGATAGCCAGGTTGCGGCGGTGTCGGCGCTGATCAAGTACCTTGGTCGGGTACACGATATCCCGATGAACTTCAAGAGCGATGACGCGCCGTTTGCAAGCAACGCTGAGGCGACATCGTTTAGGGGCGTTTTCTACCATACCAATGTGCGCAAGGACAAGTTCGATTGGCCGTTTACGCCGTCGCTCAAGGCGGTAATCGCGAAATGTTCCAACGAGCTTCCGCAAAAGGAAGAGGTCGCTGCAGATGTGACCGCGGCGAGTTCCGATGTGTCGAAGGTGGATGCCGTGGCGCCGGAACTGGATGTGGCGGAAGTTCCCAAGGTGGAAGAGAAAACGGTTGAGGAAAAAACTGTAATCGAGGAAAAGCCTGCGGAAACGGCCGTGCCCAAGGAGCCGGAGCGGAAAACCCAGGTGAAAAAGCCCGCGCCGTCTTCTTCGAAAAAGGCGACTTCGCTTTTGGACATTGTTCTTTCGCTCCTTGCGCAGCTGCTGGGGGGAAAGAAGAAGTAA
- a CDS encoding ABC transporter permease translates to MIKLLRNLLKSPMFVIGISIFVLTLLIAIFGPLFYSVDTHARDILAGPYAGSSGEHLLGTDHLGRDYVSLLIAGLRSSLYVGFVAGIIATTIGVLIGLFGGFRGGWIDEVLNMFTNLFIVIPQFVILVLISSAVKDGRSLTLIGLIIGLTAWSWSARAVRAQASSLRSRDHIALARINGASTLTIVLKHVLPYLLSYVFMVFIMQVGSGILSEASISMIGLGPVDTTSLGIILNQAKDNGALADSIWIAFIPATLVVTLTVFALYLINTSMEGVFNPRLRK, encoded by the coding sequence ATGATTAAGCTTTTAAGAAACCTTCTCAAGTCCCCGATGTTTGTGATCGGTATCTCGATCTTTGTGCTTACGCTCTTGATCGCGATTTTTGGACCTCTCTTCTACAGCGTCGATACTCACGCCCGTGATATTCTCGCTGGCCCGTATGCCGGTTCCAGTGGCGAACACCTGCTCGGTACCGACCACCTCGGCCGTGACTACGTGTCGCTCTTGATCGCTGGCCTCCGTAGCTCCCTGTACGTGGGCTTTGTGGCCGGTATCATCGCAACGACGATCGGTGTGCTTATCGGTCTGTTCGGCGGTTTCCGTGGCGGCTGGATCGACGAAGTGCTGAACATGTTCACGAACCTCTTCATCGTGATTCCGCAGTTCGTGATTCTCGTGCTTATCAGCTCTGCTGTGAAGGATGGCCGTTCTCTTACGCTGATTGGCCTTATCATTGGCCTTACCGCATGGAGCTGGTCTGCCCGTGCCGTGCGTGCCCAGGCGTCTTCGCTGCGTAGCCGCGACCATATCGCCCTTGCACGTATCAACGGTGCATCGACTCTCACGATTGTCTTGAAGCATGTGCTTCCGTACTTGCTTTCTTACGTGTTCATGGTGTTCATCATGCAGGTGGGTTCGGGCATTCTTTCCGAAGCTTCCATCTCCATGATCGGCCTTGGCCCTGTCGATACGACTAGCCTCGGTATCATCCTGAACCAGGCGAAGGACAACGGCGCTCTGGCCGACTCCATCTGGATTGCCTTTATTCCGGCGACCCTCGTGGTGACCCTTACGGTGTTTGCCCTTTACCTCATCAACACGTCTATGGAAGGCGTCTTCAACCCGCGTCTGCGCAAATAA
- a CDS encoding ABC transporter ATP-binding protein, which translates to MSENVFEVENLGLYYLGRFGDKTHAVTDVSFSMKQGEILGIAGESGCGKSTLVSGLMGMCIPPLFPEKGDVRVRVGDKMESLMNRKIEDVRANVLAQKVSMIPQGAFNALNPVRKIKDIAADVIAAHQEPGKKLDHKEIYDRLCERFDLFGMDTKRVLNSYPIQLTAGERQRSVIGISTLLNPQMVIADEPTSALDVSTQKEVIKMIFDLLDKGIFSTMIFITHELPLLYHVADNIAIMYAGEIVEYGTAEQVVKDPRHPYTQALMGAMLSTEASQRTRHPVAIEGAPPSLKNKIVGCRFAPRCKKACPDCKKNTQNIRIVGDRQVRCDYAV; encoded by the coding sequence ATGTCTGAAAATGTATTTGAAGTAGAAAATCTCGGCCTCTATTACCTTGGCCGTTTCGGCGACAAGACTCATGCCGTGACGGACGTGTCCTTCTCCATGAAGCAGGGCGAAATCCTCGGTATTGCAGGTGAATCCGGTTGCGGTAAGTCTACCTTGGTGTCTGGCCTTATGGGTATGTGCATTCCGCCGCTTTTCCCTGAAAAGGGTGACGTGCGTGTGCGCGTGGGTGACAAGATGGAATCGCTGATGAACCGCAAGATTGAAGATGTGCGTGCAAACGTCCTCGCTCAGAAGGTGTCCATGATTCCGCAGGGTGCGTTCAATGCGCTGAACCCAGTGCGTAAGATCAAGGATATCGCAGCCGACGTGATTGCCGCTCACCAGGAACCCGGCAAGAAGCTTGACCACAAGGAAATCTACGACCGCCTTTGCGAACGTTTCGACCTGTTCGGAATGGACACCAAGCGCGTGCTGAACTCCTACCCGATTCAGCTGACCGCCGGCGAACGCCAGCGTTCCGTGATCGGTATTTCTACGCTTCTGAACCCGCAGATGGTGATTGCCGACGAACCGACTTCCGCTCTGGACGTTTCTACCCAGAAGGAAGTGATCAAGATGATTTTCGATCTTCTTGACAAGGGCATCTTCTCGACGATGATCTTCATTACCCACGAACTTCCGCTCCTGTACCACGTGGCCGACAACATCGCCATTATGTACGCCGGCGAAATCGTGGAATACGGTACGGCGGAGCAGGTGGTGAAGGATCCGCGTCACCCCTACACGCAGGCTCTGATGGGCGCTATGCTTTCTACCGAAGCTTCTCAGCGTACCCGTCATCCGGTGGCTATCGAAGGTGCTCCTCCGAGCCTCAAGAACAAGATCGTGGGTTGCCGCTTTGCACCCCGTTGCAAGAAGGCATGCCCCGACTGCAAGAAGAATACCCAGAACATCCGCATTGTAGGCGACCGTCAAGTGAGGTGCGATTATGCTGTCTGA
- a CDS encoding glycogen-binding domain-containing protein: MSKGTKTVVAKPAAKKCASKACASKAAAKPAAEKKVAVKAEKAAKVAKPAAEKKSAAKVAPKAEKASAKAAKPAAEKKAAVKAPAKKAAASKAPKKVTVVFEANCPLATTVSVAGSFNNWAVDKDMLKKDKKTGLWTGKVTLDAGDYEYKFVCDGQYWDEGDNKVKHV; this comes from the coding sequence ATGTCCAAAGGTACAAAGACTGTAGTTGCAAAGCCCGCTGCCAAGAAGTGCGCTTCTAAGGCTTGCGCTTCCAAGGCTGCAGCGAAGCCCGCTGCCGAAAAGAAGGTTGCAGTGAAGGCTGAAAAGGCTGCTAAGGTTGCAAAGCCGGCTGCTGAAAAGAAGTCTGCAGCAAAGGTTGCTCCGAAAGCTGAAAAGGCTTCTGCTAAGGCAGCTAAGCCCGCTGCCGAAAAGAAAGCCGCCGTGAAGGCTCCTGCCAAGAAGGCCGCAGCTTCCAAGGCTCCCAAGAAGGTGACGGTTGTGTTCGAAGCCAACTGCCCGCTCGCAACGACCGTGTCTGTTGCTGGTTCCTTCAACAACTGGGCTGTCGACAAGGACATGCTCAAGAAGGACAAGAAGACTGGTCTCTGGACTGGCAAGGTGACTCTCGACGCTGGCGACTACGAATACAAGTTTGTATGCGACGGCCAGTATTGGGACGAAGGCGACAACAAGGTCAAGCACGTCTAA
- a CDS encoding InlB B-repeat-containing protein, translating into MRTSPKTPRPVRLGLSILILLLATATSWGTKIGDYDFEQVVIDHSPVFLIQNVTDLKALASVTNNGDLGRQTFKLTADLDLSNQTFTSIGNTSSKPFNGTFDGDNHTITGLKLNCYDDVSVNQFCGLFGYNTGTIEKVHLKNVTINELANNVLSTTKHLYMGGIAGHNFGTISNCKVETISITNSIEGNVSSSASSFAGGIAGENSGTIDSCQVTGAKILGNILHNRGAITGGFAATGSPKVTNCEVRSSTVTGNSSVGGIIGNFGNSSGTIGNNIVIGTTVSGSTNYGQIYGSICTNCSVSNNYYYNSSSSNIFRLKLTNSSSNVCKTAISASSGFTFDNEGYYQNGTNVSIKFTTDNGYYCKFALASSTPAVYTSGNKATIKMTRDTVATVSDSLRNYNIEYNLNGHGTIPQNTPLTYTVKDEITLPTPTEDGYIFYGWSSSSEYVTSIPKGSTGNKSFEAFWQKDIATYPGISFSEIPDQIFTGSQIKPAVTVMDGTTDITNKFSLSYTNNTKVGKASI; encoded by the coding sequence ATGAGAACCTCCCCCAAAACACCTCGCCCTGTCCGCCTAGGACTTTCAATACTTATCCTACTACTCGCCACGGCTACCTCGTGGGGAACAAAGATTGGCGACTATGATTTCGAACAAGTTGTCATAGACCATAGTCCAGTATTCCTTATTCAAAACGTAACTGACCTGAAAGCACTTGCATCCGTCACGAACAACGGCGATTTAGGCAGGCAAACTTTCAAGCTCACAGCAGACCTTGACCTCAGCAATCAAACGTTTACAAGTATTGGAAATACTTCTTCCAAACCTTTTAACGGAACATTTGATGGGGACAACCATACCATCACAGGTCTCAAGCTCAATTGTTATGATGATGTAAGCGTCAATCAATTTTGCGGACTTTTCGGTTACAATACAGGAACGATCGAAAAAGTCCATCTTAAAAATGTCACGATTAACGAACTTGCCAACAATGTGCTATCGACTACAAAGCATCTTTACATGGGTGGCATCGCCGGCCATAACTTCGGAACCATTTCGAACTGCAAGGTCGAAACGATCTCTATTACCAACAGCATCGAAGGAAACGTGAGTTCGAGCGCAAGTTCTTTCGCCGGAGGTATTGCAGGCGAAAACTCTGGAACCATAGATAGTTGCCAAGTGACCGGCGCCAAAATTTTGGGCAACATTCTCCACAACAGGGGTGCCATCACCGGAGGATTTGCGGCAACGGGATCTCCTAAGGTGACTAATTGCGAAGTCAGGTCCAGTACCGTAACCGGCAATAGTTCCGTGGGCGGAATCATCGGTAACTTCGGGAATTCATCTGGAACTATAGGAAACAATATCGTCATAGGAACAACCGTTAGCGGCTCTACCAATTACGGACAAATCTACGGTAGCATTTGTACAAATTGTAGCGTTTCAAACAATTACTACTACAACTCCTCCAGTTCGAACATTTTCAGATTAAAACTGACAAACAGTTCTTCTAACGTTTGCAAAACGGCCATTTCAGCATCGTCGGGATTCACCTTTGACAACGAAGGCTATTACCAAAACGGAACCAACGTAAGCATCAAGTTTACCACCGACAACGGTTACTATTGCAAATTCGCTCTTGCGTCAAGCACCCCAGCGGTCTACACCTCGGGCAACAAGGCCACTATCAAAATGACACGTGACACGGTCGCCACCGTGTCTGATTCGCTGCGTAATTACAACATCGAATATAACCTGAACGGTCACGGAACAATTCCTCAGAACACTCCCCTAACCTATACGGTCAAAGACGAAATTACGCTCCCCACCCCAACGGAAGATGGTTACATTTTCTACGGATGGAGCTCCAGTTCAGAATATGTTACATCCATCCCTAAAGGTTCCACCGGAAACAAAAGCTTCGAAGCCTTCTGGCAAAAAGATATCGCCACCTATCCAGGGATCAGCTTCAGCGAAATCCCCGACCAAATCTTTACGGGTAGCCAGATAAAGCCCGCGGTTACCGTCATGGACGGCACGACAGATATCACAAATAAATTCAGCCTTTCCTACACGAACAACACCAAGGTGGGCAAAGCTTCGATATAA